Proteins encoded within one genomic window of Populus trichocarpa isolate Nisqually-1 unplaced genomic scaffold, P.trichocarpa_v4.1 scaffold_502, whole genome shotgun sequence:
- the LOC7456390 gene encoding deSI-like protein At4g17486, protein MISRPKNGWHSILPLNFRGKAVTGFCIFPKVKSAGYSPENAPVYLNVYDLTNANGYVYWAGFGIFHSGVEVHGVEYAFGAHDYPSSGVFEVEPRQCPGFKFRKSIFMGTTRLDPKQVREFMERQSANYNGDTYHLIVKNCNHFCEDTCYKLTGNRIPKWVNRLARIGSLCNCILPEALKATKVQHDPNYQERESEKKRLRSSFSCFSSISMPQKEVSMSSLFLHSHYKGCLPPWELKRSRKGSLKEG, encoded by the exons ATGATATCACGACCAAAGAATGGGTGGCACTCTATTTTGCCCCTTAATTTCAGAGGCAAAGCAGTCACCGGCTTTTGCATTTTCCCAAAAGTTAAATCAGCAGGTTATAGCCCAGAAAACGCACCTGTCTACCTGAATGTGTATGACTTGACAAACGCTAATGGCTATGTCTATTGGGCAGGCTTCGGTATCTTTCACTCTGGGGTGGAAG TCCATGGTGTGGAATATGCCTTTGGAGCCCATGACTACCCATCAAGCGGTGTGTTTGAGGTTGAACCCCGGCAGTGCCCTGGTTTCAAGTttagaaaatcaatatttatggGGACAACGCGCTTAGATCCTAAACAAGTTAGAGAGTTCATGGAGCGCCAATCTGCTAATTACAATGGTGATACGTATCATTTGATTGTTAAGAACTGCAACCATTTCTGTGAGGATACGTGTTACAAACTGACTGGGAACCGAATACCGAAATGGGTGAATCGACTTGCAAGAATAG GTTCACTATGCAACTGTATACTCCCAGAGGCCCTCAAGGCCACTAAAGTACAGCATGACCCCAATTATCAAGAACGCGAAAGCGAAAAGAAGAGACTAAGAAGTTCCTTCAGTTgcttttcatcaatttcaatgcCACAAAAGGAAGTCTCCATGTCTTCTTTGTTTCTGCACTCTCACTACAAAGGCTGCCTACCACCATGGGAATTGAAGAGGTCCAGAAAGGGTTCACTTAAggaaggatga